One genomic region from Mangifera indica cultivar Alphonso chromosome 17, CATAS_Mindica_2.1, whole genome shotgun sequence encodes:
- the LOC123200647 gene encoding uncharacterized protein LOC123200647, producing the protein MSGLKRVFNEIKGMKVKELPDYVKPMLSVQYVKSAFQRGLDNYHAKYIETSSIDPLYHVCFGGMLLSYLIALPEERRHLEHQQHAKEHGH; encoded by the coding sequence atgtcTGGGTTGAAGAGAGTTTTTAACGAGATTAAGGGAATGAAAGTGAAGGAATTGCCGGATTACGTGAAGCCAATGCTCTCGGTGCAGTACGTGAAGTCGGCCTTTCAACGAGGTTTGGACAACTACCACGCCAAGTACATTGAGACGAGCTCCATCGATCCTCTCTACCATGTCTGTTTCGGTGGGATGCTCTTGTCGTACCTTATCGCTCTCCCGGAGGAGCGCCGCCATCTTGAGCACCAGCAGCACGCCAAGGAGCACGGTCACTGA